The Ischnura elegans chromosome 1, ioIscEleg1.1, whole genome shotgun sequence genome contains a region encoding:
- the LOC124157048 gene encoding dual specificity protein phosphatase 3-like gives MNPTRQYEMDGVRSSGSRIKARYSYSGRSKYTPEHSRKSYHSTDRRPSPEEKRGTTGSMLHKIMLHTKTDFQPLPGYDHKTADVMHRINAGVDCDEVYPNVFIGNSGAARNKAYLRRLEVSHILNCAEGRGEVDTGEEFYKDVGMSYLGLSLEDDSSADLECHLGATSDFIDHALHSGGRVMVNCVMGMSRSCAVVLGFLMMRRGLRAGEAVVAVRRRRNVRPNGGFLRQLAHLDNRLSRERGIILNYDVSESDSWRGERAAHRDNSRKCYDRPQSHRVHMASSSGHRGHQC, from the exons ATGAACCCGACAAGACAATACGAAATGGACGGAGTACGGTCATCAGGGAGTAGAATAAAG GCGAGGTATTCTTATAGTGGGAGATCTAAGTACACTCCTGAGCATAGTCGAAAATCCTATCACAGTACCGATCGCCGACCAAGTCCAGAAGAAAAGAGGGGCACCACTGGCAGTATGTTGCATAAAATAATGCTGCACACGAAAACAGACTTTCAGCCTCTTCCAGGTTATGATCATAAAACTGCAGACGTGATGCATCGCATAAATGCTGGCGTCGACTGTGATGAAGTTTACCCTAATGTTTTCATTGGAAATTC AGGAGCTGCACGGAATAAGGCATATTTGCGCCGGCTTGAAGTATCCCACATTCTCAACTGTGCAGAGGGTCGAGGAGAAGTAGATACAGGAGAAGAATTTTATAAAGACGTAGGCATGTCATATTTGGGACTCTCCCTAGAGGACGACTCCTCAGCTGATTTGGAATGCCATCTTGGTGCCACTTCGGATTTCATTGATCATGCTCTTCACTCAGGAG GTCGAGTTATGGTTAATTGTGTCATGGGGATGTCAAGATCCTGTGCAGTGGTGCTGGGGTTCCTTATGATGCGCAGAGGGCTTAGAGCTGGGGAAGCAGTGGTGGCTGTACGTCGCCGACGGAATGTGCGACCAAATGGAGGTTTTCTACGCCAGCTTGCACATCTTGACAACAGACTGAGTCGGGAAAGGGGCATCATATTGAATTACGATGTGTCTGAATCTGATTCTTGGAGGGGAGAGAGAGCAGCTCACAGGGATAATAGTAGGAAATGTTACGACAGACCCCAATCCCACAGAGTGCATATGGCTTCGTCATCTGGACATCGTGGTCATCAGTGCTAA